A single Struthio camelus isolate bStrCam1 chromosome 8, bStrCam1.hap1, whole genome shotgun sequence DNA region contains:
- the PIGK gene encoding GPI-anchor transamidase isoform X2 has protein sequence MRTARSPPLLPALPAAAAAGALRRRGNMAAGAPAATWARAAAALLLGCCGAALASGGLQDQAEQFFRSGHTNNWAVLVCTSRFWFNYRHVANTLSVYRSVKRLGIPDSHIVLMLADDMACNPRNPKPATVFSHKNMELNVYGDDVEVDYRSYEVTVENFLRVLTGRIPPSTPRSKRLLSDDRSNILIYMTGHGGNGFLKFQDSEEITNVELADAFEQMWQKRRYNELLFIIDTCQGASMYERFYSPNIMALASSQVGEDSLSHQPDLGIGVHLMDRYTFYVLEFLEEIHPASQTNMNDLFQVCPKSLCVSTPGHRTDLFQRDPENVLITDFFGSVRKVEITAETISLDPNLAAFESKPPKDELAAEPLKYAEQLPVAQIIHQTDCGTIASG, from the exons ATGCGCACAGCCCgctctccccccctcctccccgcccttccggcagcggcggcggccggggccttGCGGAGGCGGGGTAACATGGCGGCCGGCGCGCCCGCCGCCACTTGGGCCCGCGCCGCGGCAGCCCTGCTGTTGGGGTGCTGCGGCGCCGCGCTCGCCAGCGGCGGCCTCCAG gatCAAGCAGAACAGTTCTTTAGAAGTGGTCATACAAATAACTGGGCAGTTTTG GTATGTACATCTCGATTCTGGTTTAATTACCGTCATGTGGCAAATACTCTTTCGGTGTACAGAAGTGTCAAGAGACTGGGCATTCCTGATAG TCACATTGTGCTGATGCTGGCGGATGACATGGCATGTAATCCCAGAAATCCCAAACCTGCTACTGTGTTTAGTCATAAAAACATGGAGCTAAATGTCTATGGAGATGATGTGGAAGTGGATTACCGAAGCTATGAG GTGACTGTGGAAAATTTCTTGCGTGTATTAACAGGAAGGATCCCACCAAGCACGCCTCGATCTAAACGTCTTCTTTCTGATGACAGAAGCAATATTCTAATATATATGACAG GTCATGGTGGAAATGGTTTCCTAAAGTTTCAAGATTCTGAAGAAATCACAAATGTAGAACTTGCTGATGCCTTTGAACAAATGTGGCAGAAAAGAAg GTACAATGAATTGTTGTTTATTATTGATACTTGTCAAGGAGCATCCATGTATGAACGTTTTTATTCACCCAATATAATGGCCTTGGCTAGCAGCCAAGTAGGAGAAGATTCTTTGTCA CATCAGCCTGATCTTGGGATTGGAGTTCATCTTATGGACAGATACACATTCTATGTTCTAGAGTTCTTGGAAGAAATTCATCCAGCCAGTCAGACAAATATGAACGACCTA TTTCAGGTCTGTCCAAAAAGTTTGTGTGTTTCTACACCTGGCCATCGAACTGATCTCTTTCAGCGAGACCCTGAAAATGTTCTGATAACAGACTTCTTTGGCAGTGTAAGAAAGGTGGAAATTACAGCAGAGACAATTTCTTTGGACCCTAACTTAGCTGCTTTTGAAAGCAA